The DNA segment TGAGCGCAGGTCGCAATCGTCCGAGCGCGAGCAGGACGAACCACAGCCAGAGAGACCCCGCCGTCAGCAGCGTCCACTCGTCGATCGCCAGACGACCGGTCAACCGCTGCCGCCAGTCCACGGTCTGGGCTCCACCGTCGGCGGCGCTGCTGCGCGCGAATTTCAGATTGGCGCGGATGTCGGGATCACGCGGGGCGAGCTGCTCGGCGAGCCGATAATTCAAAATCGCTCGTCCGACGTGGCCGGACTTGAAAAGCGCGTTACCGAGGTTGAAGTACACCTCCGGCGAGGACTGGCCGCTTTGCAGGATTTTTTCATAGGCCGACGCGGCCTCCGCAAACCTGCCTTCCTCATAAAGCTTGTTGCCCTGATCGAACGTCGAACGGACATCTTCGCCGCCCGCGAAACTGCCGACGCAGGAGCAGAGCAGGAGCGTCAACACTCCGAGGCCACAGCGAACGTGGCGGCGCAACCGGACGACACGCAGCGAGATGCCATGCCACCGGAAGCCGGCGTCCGGCCGGGTTGCGTCCTCGGGCGTCTGACGTTCAGTGCTCAAGTTTCAATTGTTGCAGTTGTTTCAGCGCCGATTCGACCTTGGGAATGAGCGCGGCGAGCTCCGCGCCGCTCCGTTGCTGCGCGTAGCGCGCCTGGTTGCACGCTTGAAACAATTCCTGCAGTGTTGCGAGTGTCTCGGCGTCCGCGCCCTGTGGACGGAGCTGTTCCTCGATCACGGATTCGGTGATGGCGGACGCGGGCCGGTCGAGGCGCTCGCCCAACTGTTCCTGCAGGAGGCGAAATACCGTGGCGTAAAATTCCTCCGTCCGGGTGGCGTCTGCGAGCCGGCGCAGGTCGGTCAGCCCTTCGCGGACGGTCTGCGCCACCTGCCGCTTCCGTCGCAAACGCGGATTGCCGGCCAGATTCTCCTCGCGCCGCCGCCAGACGAGGACGGCCAGCCAGGCGAGCAGGGGCACAGTCTGAAGCGAGATGAACCAGGACTGCTGAATCAAGGCCGGCCGGATTTGTGCCAGCGCGCCGATTCGCGGCTTGATGTGAACGATGTCCGTGGCCGGCTTCGGTTCGTCCCGGTCCAGGGGGGTTGTCGCGAGGACCGTTGGCTGCGCGGGCGCAGCGTTGCCGGGCCGGATAATGACCGGCGTTGCCGGATGTGACACGGTCCGGTAGCTCTTCCTGTCCGGATCGAAAAAGCTGAAGGTGATCGGAGGCAGCTCCTTGACCTCGGCGTTTTCAGGAATTACGGCCTGCTCGAAGCTCTTGACGCCTTCAAGCCCGAACTCGTCGGTTGTTTCGACCTTTGTGCTCGGCGGGTAAACCCTGAAGTCCCGCCAGTTGTTCAGGGACGACAGCGTCAAGGAATCAATCGGGCCGCGGCCCGTGATTTGAACCGTCACGGTGATGGGATCGCCCACGGTCACTGTGTTCGTGCTGATGCTCGTCGCAAGTGAATAAGCACCGACCGCACCGTTGAAATCCGCCGGCACGTTGTTCGTTGGCAACGGATGGACATCGATGTTGACGGGGTCGGTCGCCAGGTTCACATCCATCCAGTCAACAGGTTGTCCAAAGAAATCGACGCGGGTGTTCGGATGCGGCACGGCCAGCACCAGGGTCGCGGGACCCAGCGTCAACCGGCCGGCCTTGGCGGGAATCACGAAGGTCTTGTAAACCAGCAGGCTGAAATACTGATTGCCGATGAGGGTTTTGGTGAGCTGTTGCTGGATCATTTTGCCGACAGTAAAGCCCTCCTGAGCAAGCTGTGGCTGTTGCTTCAAATTTCCTTGCCGCGCATACAGGCGGATCTCCAGCGGGAGCACCTCTCCCAAATACGCCTCGTTCTTCGGCACGACCAGTTTCAGAAAGGCGTTCTTGCCGATGACGGCCGATTCGGGCGTGGCTTCGCCGTTTTTAAGCACATTCAATTTGAGCGGCTGGCTCGTCACCGTTTTGCCGTCCACGCTGGCGCTGATGGCGGGGATTGTGTACTGGCCCGGTTGAGCGGCACGCACCAGATAGTTGTAGGACACGACGGAAGAGGATCGGCCATTGACAAAGTTGAACTGGCTTGACTGTCCGTTGCCCGTCACCGAGAGCCCCGAAACGGCGGGGATCGTCGGAACTTCGGCAGGTATCCCTCCGTCAAATCGCAGCGATAGCGTAGCACTTTCACTGACGCCGATCGTATCGCGGTCCAGCGTGGCCGTGAAGGTCGCTGCCGACATGGTGGACCCGCCCGCGCCGCACAGGAAAAGGCACAAAAGCCCGACCCGCCCGCGAGTGCGGAACGAACAAAATCGGAAAAAGGCGTCTGACAATCGTGGATGCATGCCATCACCAGTCTTTGAACACGCGTCGCTGGTCCTTCATCTTTTGCTGCGGCACGAAGATCATCGCCCGCTCCTCGCCTTTTTGGGAATCCAGCATTTGCTGCGCTTCCTGGACGGTCATCTGGCCGGGCACGGGCGCGGCATTGGCCTCGGATTGTCCACCGGATTTCTCGTCGCCCTTGCCGCTGCCTTGCGGCTTGTCCCGTTTTGGCTGTTCCTGGTCGTTCGGCTTTTTGTTTTGAGGGTTTTGCTGTTGACTGTCCGGTTGCCGGGGATCCTTCCGGTCCTGTTGTTTCGAGTCGGGCTTTGATGCCTGCTTTTGCTGGTCCTGCTTGCCCTTCTGATTGTCGGGGTTCGACTGCTGTTTCTGATCCTGCTTTTGGTCCTGCTTGTCCTGATTCTGTTTCCGGGATTTATCCTGCGGCTGTTTGGGCTGCCGTTTTTCAAGCTCCTCCAGCTTTTTTCTGACGAGTTCCAGATTGTACTTTGCGTCGAAATCCTGCGGGTTCAATGCGAGCGCATTTGTGTAGCTCTGCAAGGCGTCCCGCCATTCGTTGATCTTGCCGTTGTCGTCCGGAACCGTCTCACCGAGGCGATAGAGCGTATTTCCCAGGTTGTAATATCCTCGTTCCTGCAATTTCAGATCGGGAGCGAGGGTGGCCAGTCTGAAGTGGAGCGCCGCTTTGTCGAGGTCGCCGGTCTTGTAAGCGGCGGCGCCCGCGTTGAAATGCAAACGCAGGTCGCCCGGCCGGCTGTTCTCGAGGGCGCGGGAGATTTCCTGTCCAGGGTCCTGCTGTTTTCCGTCCTCCTGTTTCTTCACGACTCCGTTGAGACCGGGCGAGTTCCCGTTCTTTTCCAGCAAACGCTCGTACTCCCGCTCGGCCTGTTTGAACTGTCCGTCCTCGTAAAGGCGTTTCGCGCTGGAAGGGGATGCCGACACGGCGAACGGGACGGCGAGCAACAGCAGCGCGGCCACTGCCTTGCGCAATCCGGCATTGGCTGCGACAGCGGGCACCTCCGTGCGCGCCACGCGTTTTCGTTCCGGCAGCAGCATTTCGAGAAGCAGCGCGGCAATGGCCAGGGCCAGCGGCCATTGGAATCGTTCGTGGTAACGCCTGACCAGCCGGGCTGAAGTCTCGGATTTGGGCAGGGGAGCCAGCCCTTTCTCATACAGCGTCTCCATTATGTTCCCTCCCTGCAACGGCAGATAAAATCCACCCGTGTCGGTGGCGATTTCCCGAAGCAGGGTTTCGTTCAGTCGTGATTTGACGACGTTGCCCTGATCATCCTTGATGTAAGTGGACTGTCCGTTTTCGTCGGTCACCCGCAGGAGTTCACCGTTGGGTGTGCCAATGCCAACGGTGAAGATTTTCATCCCGGCCGCCGCCGCCTTTTTC comes from the Candidatus Angelobacter sp. genome and includes:
- a CDS encoding tetratricopeptide repeat protein, with translation MSTERQTPEDATRPDAGFRWHGISLRVVRLRRHVRCGLGVLTLLLCSCVGSFAGGEDVRSTFDQGNKLYEEGRFAEAASAYEKILQSGQSSPEVYFNLGNALFKSGHVGRAILNYRLAEQLAPRDPDIRANLKFARSSAADGGAQTVDWRQRLTGRLAIDEWTLLTAGSLWLWFVLLALGRLRPAL
- a CDS encoding BatD family protein is translated as MSAATFTATLDRDTIGVSESATLSLRFDGGIPAEVPTIPAVSGLSVTGNGQSSQFNFVNGRSSSVVSYNYLVRAAQPGQYTIPAISASVDGKTVTSQPLKLNVLKNGEATPESAVIGKNAFLKLVVPKNEAYLGEVLPLEIRLYARQGNLKQQPQLAQEGFTVGKMIQQQLTKTLIGNQYFSLLVYKTFVIPAKAGRLTLGPATLVLAVPHPNTRVDFFGQPVDWMDVNLATDPVNIDVHPLPTNNVPADFNGAVGAYSLATSISTNTVTVGDPITVTVQITGRGPIDSLTLSSLNNWRDFRVYPPSTKVETTDEFGLEGVKSFEQAVIPENAEVKELPPITFSFFDPDRKSYRTVSHPATPVIIRPGNAAPAQPTVLATTPLDRDEPKPATDIVHIKPRIGALAQIRPALIQQSWFISLQTVPLLAWLAVLVWRRREENLAGNPRLRRKRQVAQTVREGLTDLRRLADATRTEEFYATVFRLLQEQLGERLDRPASAITESVIEEQLRPQGADAETLATLQELFQACNQARYAQQRSGAELAALIPKVESALKQLQQLKLEH
- a CDS encoding VWA domain-containing protein, encoding MRFGNPPMLWLLLVTAPLLAWFLWWAWRRRQALIRQFVQSRLLAQLTVGISPLRQKVRLGLVVLAVVCALLALARPQWGFEWEEARQRGLDIVVAVDTSRSMLAEDIRPNRLARAKLAALDLMKLAKSDRLALVPFAGAAFLQCPLTLDEQAFRQSIEALDVGIIPVGGTALTEAIETALTAYKEGSDNYKILVLFTDGEDHDSGAADAAKKAAAAGMKIFTVGIGTPNGELLRVTDENGQSTYIKDDQGNVVKSRLNETLLREIATDTGGFYLPLQGGNIMETLYEKGLAPLPKSETSARLVRRYHERFQWPLALAIAALLLEMLLPERKRVARTEVPAVAANAGLRKAVAALLLLAVPFAVSASPSSAKRLYEDGQFKQAEREYERLLEKNGNSPGLNGVVKKQEDGKQQDPGQEISRALENSRPGDLRLHFNAGAAAYKTGDLDKAALHFRLATLAPDLKLQERGYYNLGNTLYRLGETVPDDNGKINEWRDALQSYTNALALNPQDFDAKYNLELVRKKLEELEKRQPKQPQDKSRKQNQDKQDQKQDQKQQSNPDNQKGKQDQQKQASKPDSKQQDRKDPRQPDSQQQNPQNKKPNDQEQPKRDKPQGSGKGDEKSGGQSEANAAPVPGQMTVQEAQQMLDSQKGEERAMIFVPQQKMKDQRRVFKDW